A DNA window from Halorubrum sp. DM2 contains the following coding sequences:
- a CDS encoding non-histone chromosomal MC1 family protein: protein MVREDGKRNFALREEDGSEPSEFSGNMPRQAALKAARTLDPAPSEDEAERTTLRLREKGTRKVHEYEGWAWKDSAPEVDEAEEDFWLNDLDDITKANVSKQGIEYLDEE from the coding sequence ATGGTACGTGAAGACGGTAAGCGAAACTTTGCCCTTCGAGAGGAAGACGGATCGGAACCGAGCGAGTTCTCGGGAAACATGCCGCGTCAGGCGGCACTCAAGGCCGCTCGAACGCTGGACCCGGCACCCTCTGAGGATGAGGCGGAGCGAACGACGCTTCGCCTCCGCGAGAAGGGGACCCGAAAGGTCCACGAGTACGAGGGATGGGCCTGGAAGGACAGCGCCCCGGAGGTCGACGAGGCGGAGGAGGACTTCTGGCTCAACGACCTCGACGACATCACCAAGGCCAACGTCTCGAAGCAAGGCATCGAGTACCTCGACGAGGAGTAG